The following coding sequences are from one Microbacterium wangchenii window:
- a CDS encoding cytochrome c oxidase subunit 4: MRTNVGLWWLLSVFFLVVGIAYTVWAMLFYTGDVLTRIEWVGTVALVFAALMAALIAFYVQRVHRAQGGELPEDTLTADIDDGDPEMGEFSPWSWWPIVLAFSAAIAMIGLAVGAWLMPIGIAIFAVAIVGWVFEYYRGYFAR, encoded by the coding sequence ATGCGCACCAACGTGGGCCTGTGGTGGCTGCTGTCGGTCTTCTTCCTCGTGGTGGGCATCGCCTACACCGTGTGGGCGATGCTGTTCTACACCGGTGACGTCCTCACACGGATCGAGTGGGTCGGAACCGTCGCGCTCGTCTTCGCCGCGCTGATGGCCGCGCTGATCGCGTTCTACGTGCAGCGCGTGCACCGCGCACAGGGCGGCGAGCTGCCCGAAGACACCCTCACCGCCGACATCGACGACGGCGACCCCGAGATGGGCGAGTTCAGCCCGTGGTCGTGGTGGCCGATCGTGCTCGCCTTCTCGGCGGCCATCGCGATGATCGGTCTGGCCGTCGGTGCGTGGCTCATGCCCATCGGCATCGCCATCTTCGCCGTGGCCATCGTGGGCTGGGTGTTCGAGTACTACCGCGGATACTTCGCACGCTGA
- a CDS encoding PP2C family protein-serine/threonine phosphatase, translating into MPIRLSAAAVSDIGSHRATNQDAAFTASWGAAVADGVGGGPSGDLASAALVHRLVAGPVGASDAEALLVRIREANWDLRAHVLRDPSLQGMSTTFTGLFVGAGGSLLVAHTGDSRGYLLRDGWFTRETRDDSYVQALVDSGLLAPEAAATHPRRNIITASLGGGEEDVVSVSERQPVVGDRWLLCSDGVTDYAPETEVAALLAAGRSPRDTAAEIVAYALQAGSADNVTAVVCDVVDDSADATGPVFFGSAAGYFTEDVETG; encoded by the coding sequence GTGCCGATCCGCCTGAGCGCGGCCGCCGTCTCCGACATCGGCTCCCACCGCGCGACCAACCAGGACGCCGCCTTCACGGCGTCCTGGGGTGCCGCGGTGGCCGACGGCGTGGGCGGGGGGCCATCCGGCGACCTGGCCTCCGCTGCACTCGTCCACCGGCTGGTGGCGGGCCCGGTGGGCGCATCGGATGCGGAGGCGCTCCTCGTCCGCATCCGCGAGGCGAATTGGGACCTGCGTGCGCACGTGTTGCGCGATCCCTCGCTGCAGGGGATGTCGACGACGTTCACGGGGCTCTTCGTGGGCGCCGGCGGCTCCCTCCTCGTCGCCCACACCGGCGACTCCCGCGGTTATCTCCTGCGCGACGGGTGGTTCACCCGCGAGACGCGTGACGACTCGTACGTGCAGGCCCTCGTGGACTCCGGCCTGCTGGCCCCCGAGGCCGCAGCCACACACCCTCGCCGCAACATCATCACGGCATCCCTCGGGGGCGGCGAGGAGGATGTCGTGTCGGTGAGCGAACGGCAGCCGGTGGTCGGCGACCGATGGCTGCTGTGCAGCGACGGGGTCACCGACTACGCCCCCGAGACCGAAGTGGCGGCGCTCCTGGCGGCCGGTAGGAGCCCGCGCGACACGGCGGCGGAGATCGTCGCATACGCGCTGCAGGCCGGCAGCGCCGACAACGTCACGGCCGTGGTGTGCGATGTCGTCGACGACTCCGCGGATGCGACGGGCCCCGTGTTCTTCGGATCGGCCGCCGGCTACTTCACCGAGGACGTCGAGACGGGCTGA
- the coxB gene encoding cytochrome c oxidase subunit II, giving the protein MPSKRRLRWAALPVGIATAAVLAGCSPTQLHGYLPGFQEDGVPTTNRVDMVAGLWVNSWIVLLVVGLVTWGLMLWAAVAYRRRKGQTGLPVQLRYNMPIEIFYTVVPLILVVGFFAFTARDQDILETQYEDPEVSITAYGKQWAWDFQYNGEDEDFSDAVWSMGVQAEPEGDGYVDQDALPTLYLPVDKTVRIELQSRDVAHSFWVIDFLYKKDMYLGRDNFWSFTPTREGTYAGKCAELCGEYHSAMLFNVKVVSEAEYEDYLDTLRDAGQTGDIDEAYDRLQGNTGFGRAEEG; this is encoded by the coding sequence GTGCCCTCGAAACGCCGCCTCCGCTGGGCCGCCCTCCCGGTTGGGATCGCGACGGCTGCAGTGCTCGCCGGGTGTAGCCCGACCCAGCTCCACGGGTATCTGCCCGGTTTCCAGGAGGATGGCGTCCCCACCACCAACCGCGTCGACATGGTCGCCGGCCTGTGGGTGAACTCGTGGATCGTGCTGCTGGTCGTCGGTCTGGTGACGTGGGGCCTCATGCTGTGGGCCGCCGTCGCGTACCGCCGCCGCAAGGGCCAGACCGGTCTGCCCGTGCAGCTGCGCTACAACATGCCGATCGAGATCTTCTACACGGTCGTCCCCCTGATCCTCGTGGTCGGCTTCTTCGCCTTCACGGCACGCGACCAGGACATCCTCGAGACCCAGTACGAAGACCCCGAGGTCTCCATCACCGCGTACGGCAAGCAGTGGGCGTGGGACTTCCAGTACAACGGCGAGGACGAAGACTTCTCCGACGCCGTGTGGAGCATGGGCGTGCAGGCCGAGCCCGAGGGCGACGGATACGTCGACCAGGACGCCCTGCCCACGCTGTACCTGCCCGTGGACAAGACGGTGCGGATCGAACTGCAGTCGCGCGATGTCGCGCACTCCTTCTGGGTCATCGACTTCCTGTACAAGAAGGACATGTACCTCGGGCGCGACAACTTCTGGTCGTTCACCCCGACGCGAGAGGGCACCTACGCCGGCAAGTGCGCCGAGCTGTGCGGTGAGTACCACTCCGCGATGCTGTTCAACGTCAAGGTCGTCAGCGAGGCGGAGTACGAGGACTACCTCGACACCCTCCGCGACGCGGGACAGACCGGCGACATCGACGAGGCCTACGACCGACTCCAGGGCAACACCGGGTTCGGGCGCGCCGAGGAAGGCTAA
- the ctaD gene encoding cytochrome c oxidase subunit I, which yields MTTTLPPQESAPGRPTTLPPRQAALMSGSRVERKGNIIVKWITSTDHKTIGYLYLIASVMFFMLGGVMALIIRAELFEPGMQIVPTKEQYNQLFTMHGTIMLLMFATPLFAGFANAILPLQIGAPDVAFPRLNAFAFWLFLFGSLIAVSGFLTPAGAAGFGWFAYQPLANASFSPGVGGNLWMLGLGMSGFGTILGAVNFITTILTMRAPGMTMWRMPIFTWNTLITSILILMAFPVLAAAILAAASDRVLGSHIYDPAAGGVLLWQHLFWFFGHPEVYIIALPFFGIVSEIFPVFSRKPIFGYKTLVYATIAIAALSVAVWAHHMYVTGAVLLPFFALMTMLIAVPTGVKIFNWIGTMWRGSLTFETPMVFALGFLVSFVFGGLTGVILASPPLDFHLSDSYFVVAHFHYVVFGTVVFAMFAGFYFWWPKWTGRMLNERLGYIHFWMLFIGFHMTFLIQHWLGVDGMVRRYADYSPQDNWTWENQVSTVGAMILGASMIPFLLNVWITARKAPKITVNDPWGYGASLEWATSCPPPRHNFTSIPRIRSERPAFDLNHPEAGVPVGVGPAKDAPDAPVVDAAEGEVK from the coding sequence ATGACCACCACGCTTCCCCCCCAGGAGTCCGCTCCGGGCCGTCCCACCACGCTCCCGCCGCGTCAGGCGGCGCTGATGAGCGGATCGCGCGTCGAGCGCAAGGGCAACATCATCGTCAAGTGGATCACCTCCACCGACCACAAGACGATCGGGTACCTGTACCTCATCGCCTCGGTGATGTTCTTCATGCTCGGCGGTGTCATGGCGCTGATCATCCGCGCCGAGCTGTTCGAGCCGGGCATGCAGATCGTGCCGACCAAGGAGCAGTACAACCAGCTGTTCACGATGCACGGCACGATCATGCTGCTGATGTTCGCGACGCCGCTGTTCGCCGGCTTCGCCAACGCGATCCTGCCGCTGCAGATCGGTGCGCCCGACGTGGCCTTCCCGCGCCTGAACGCCTTCGCATTCTGGCTGTTCCTCTTCGGCTCGCTCATCGCGGTGTCCGGCTTCCTCACCCCCGCCGGTGCGGCCGGCTTCGGATGGTTCGCCTATCAGCCATTGGCCAACGCCAGCTTCTCGCCAGGTGTCGGCGGGAACCTCTGGATGCTGGGCCTGGGCATGAGCGGTTTCGGTACGATCCTCGGCGCGGTGAACTTCATCACCACGATCCTGACGATGCGTGCCCCGGGCATGACGATGTGGCGCATGCCGATCTTCACGTGGAACACGCTGATCACCAGCATCCTGATCCTGATGGCGTTCCCGGTGCTGGCCGCCGCGATCCTGGCCGCCGCCTCCGACCGCGTGCTCGGTTCGCACATCTACGACCCGGCCGCCGGTGGCGTGCTGCTGTGGCAGCACCTGTTCTGGTTCTTCGGTCACCCAGAGGTGTACATCATCGCGCTGCCGTTCTTCGGCATCGTCTCGGAGATCTTCCCCGTCTTCAGCCGCAAGCCGATCTTCGGGTACAAGACCCTCGTGTACGCCACGATCGCGATCGCCGCGCTTTCGGTCGCGGTGTGGGCGCACCACATGTACGTCACGGGAGCCGTGCTGCTGCCCTTCTTCGCCTTGATGACGATGCTCATCGCGGTGCCAACGGGTGTGAAGATCTTCAACTGGATCGGCACCATGTGGCGCGGGTCGCTCACCTTCGAAACGCCCATGGTCTTCGCCCTCGGCTTCCTCGTGTCGTTCGTGTTCGGCGGTCTGACCGGCGTCATCCTCGCCTCGCCGCCCCTGGACTTCCACCTGTCGGACTCCTACTTCGTCGTGGCGCACTTCCACTACGTCGTGTTCGGCACGGTCGTGTTCGCGATGTTCGCCGGGTTCTACTTCTGGTGGCCGAAGTGGACCGGGCGGATGCTCAACGAGCGCCTGGGCTACATCCACTTCTGGATGCTGTTCATCGGCTTCCACATGACGTTCCTCATCCAGCACTGGCTGGGCGTCGACGGCATGGTCCGCCGGTACGCCGACTACTCGCCGCAGGACAACTGGACGTGGGAGAACCAGGTCTCCACCGTGGGTGCGATGATCCTGGGCGCCTCGATGATCCCGTTCCTGCTGAACGTGTGGATCACGGCCCGCAAGGCGCCGAAGATCACCGTCAACGACCCGTGGGGCTACGGTGCGTCGCTGGAGTGGGCCACGTCGTGCCCGCCGCCGCGCCACAACTTCACGTCGATCCCACGCATTCGCAGCGAGCGTCCGGCGTTCGACCTGAACCACCCCGAGGCCGGCGTGCCGGTCGGCGTGGGTCCGGCGAAGGACGCCCCCGACGCCCCGGTCGTCGACGCCGCCGAGGGAGAGGTCAAGTAA
- a CDS encoding HesB/IscA family protein codes for MTDTALSTDQTVRDHGVALTDAAAGKIRSLLEQEGRDDLRLRVAVQPGGCSGLIYQLYFDERFLEGDKAVDFDGVEVIVDEMSVPYLDGATIDFKDTISEQGFTIDNPNAAGSCACGDSFH; via the coding sequence ATGACCGACACCGCGCTGTCGACCGACCAGACCGTCCGCGACCACGGTGTCGCACTGACCGACGCCGCCGCCGGCAAGATCCGCAGCCTCCTCGAGCAGGAAGGCCGCGACGATCTGCGCCTGCGCGTGGCCGTCCAGCCTGGCGGATGCTCCGGCCTGATCTACCAGCTGTACTTCGACGAGCGTTTCCTCGAGGGTGACAAGGCCGTGGACTTCGACGGCGTGGAGGTCATCGTCGACGAGATGAGCGTGCCGTACCTGGACGGCGCGACGATCGACTTCAAGGACACCATCTCGGAGCAGGGGTTCACGATCGACAACCCCAACGCCGCCGGCAGCTGCGCCTGCGGCGACAGCTTCCACTGA
- a CDS encoding dipeptidase: MTPEPSRRDAVRAAAASVIPAALADLGTLVRIPSVAWPAFDQTQVARSAEAVAALFRDLDFFDRVEVATAAIPGTDEHGQPAVLATRAARNGRPTVLLYAHHDVQPAGDEALWDSPPFEPTVRDGRLYGRGAADDKAGVMAHVAALRAVIEALGRDVDLGVAVFIEGEEEYGSRSFGQFLSDNADALRADAIVVADSGNWDERTPALTVSLRGNARFTLRVRTLDHASHSGMFGGAVPDAMLATVKLLSTLWDDDGAVAVAGMTARDAATPDYSEQTLRAEAGLPDGVSPIGRGPILSRMWNQPSITITGIDATSVAAASNTLAPETSVVISARVAPGQSAQEAYAAMQAHLRAHAPFGAELTFSDVDLGDGFLVDTGGWAVADVRTAFEEGYGVPSVDVGVGGSIPFIADLVRQFPGAQILVTGVEDPHSRAHSPNESLHLDTFRHAVAAEALLLESLDARTV, encoded by the coding sequence ATGACCCCCGAACCGTCCCGCCGTGACGCCGTACGTGCAGCCGCCGCATCCGTCATCCCCGCCGCCCTCGCCGACCTCGGCACCCTCGTGCGCATCCCGTCCGTCGCGTGGCCCGCGTTCGACCAGACCCAGGTGGCCCGCAGCGCCGAGGCTGTCGCCGCCCTGTTCCGCGATCTGGACTTCTTCGACCGGGTCGAGGTCGCCACCGCCGCCATCCCCGGCACCGACGAGCACGGTCAGCCCGCGGTGCTGGCCACGCGCGCGGCGCGGAACGGACGCCCCACCGTGCTGCTGTACGCGCACCACGACGTCCAGCCCGCCGGCGACGAGGCGCTGTGGGACTCGCCGCCGTTCGAGCCGACGGTGCGCGACGGCCGCCTGTACGGCCGGGGTGCCGCCGATGACAAGGCGGGCGTGATGGCGCACGTGGCGGCTCTGCGCGCGGTCATCGAGGCGCTCGGGCGCGACGTGGACCTCGGCGTCGCCGTGTTCATCGAGGGCGAGGAGGAGTACGGCTCGCGCTCGTTCGGGCAGTTCCTCTCCGACAACGCCGACGCACTCCGCGCCGACGCCATCGTCGTGGCCGACTCGGGCAACTGGGACGAGCGCACCCCGGCGCTCACGGTCTCGCTGCGGGGGAACGCGCGCTTCACGCTGCGCGTGCGCACGCTCGACCACGCGTCGCACTCGGGCATGTTCGGGGGAGCGGTCCCCGACGCGATGCTCGCCACCGTCAAGCTCCTCTCGACCCTGTGGGACGACGACGGGGCCGTGGCCGTGGCGGGCATGACGGCGCGGGATGCGGCGACCCCCGACTACAGCGAGCAGACTCTGCGCGCGGAGGCCGGGCTCCCCGACGGCGTCTCGCCGATCGGGCGGGGACCGATCCTGAGCCGCATGTGGAACCAGCCGTCGATCACGATCACGGGGATCGACGCCACGAGCGTCGCGGCCGCCTCCAACACCCTCGCGCCGGAGACCTCCGTCGTGATCAGCGCGCGCGTGGCCCCCGGGCAGTCCGCCCAGGAGGCGTACGCGGCGATGCAGGCGCATCTGCGCGCGCACGCCCCCTTCGGCGCGGAGCTCACCTTCTCCGACGTCGACCTCGGTGACGGCTTCCTCGTCGACACCGGCGGATGGGCCGTGGCGGATGTGCGCACAGCGTTCGAGGAGGGATACGGCGTGCCCAGCGTCGACGTGGGCGTGGGCGGATCGATCCCGTTCATCGCGGACCTCGTGCGCCAGTTCCCGGGGGCGCAGATCCTCGTCACCGGCGTGGAAGACCCGCACTCCCGCGCGCACAGCCCCAACGAGTCGCTGCACCTGGACACGTTCCGTCACGCCGTGGCCGCCGAAGCGCTCCTGCTGGAGAGCCTCGACGCGCGCACGGTGTGA